The proteins below are encoded in one region of Tessaracoccus aquimaris:
- a CDS encoding pyridoxal phosphate-dependent aminotransferase, with the protein MTPAPTAAVTRLQPFGATIFAEITELARSHDAVNLGQGFPDWDGPAAMLEVAREQIATGNNQYPPARGFADLRAAICEDRATNYGLEYCPLSETLVTVGATEAIAATMLGLVEPGSEVILIEPYYDSYAAAVALAGATRVSVPLVRDAAGFVLDVDALRAAVTDRTAMIVVNSPHNPTGHVFGPDELGAIAELAVERDLIVLADEVYERLTFDAPHLPIAGLPGMAGRTVTVSSAGKTFNVTGWKIGWALASQPLLDGVLAAKQFLTFVGGGPFQPAVAHALRHERAWVADLQDDLRRKRDLLTTALSEAGLAPFRSEGTYFVCARVDGEDAARWCRDLPAAKGVAAIPVTAFVDHEEPWRDVARFAFCKRDEVLDEGVRRLRG; encoded by the coding sequence ATGACGCCAGCCCCGACGGCCGCGGTGACGCGGCTCCAGCCCTTCGGCGCGACGATCTTCGCCGAGATCACCGAGTTGGCGCGGTCCCATGACGCCGTCAACCTCGGCCAAGGCTTTCCCGACTGGGACGGCCCCGCCGCGATGCTGGAGGTCGCCCGGGAGCAGATCGCCACGGGGAACAACCAGTACCCGCCTGCCCGAGGGTTCGCCGACCTGCGCGCCGCCATCTGCGAGGACAGGGCCACCAACTACGGCCTCGAGTACTGCCCCCTCAGCGAGACCCTCGTCACCGTCGGTGCGACCGAGGCGATCGCGGCCACCATGCTCGGCCTGGTCGAGCCGGGCAGCGAGGTCATCCTGATCGAGCCCTACTACGACTCCTATGCCGCCGCCGTCGCGCTGGCCGGTGCGACACGGGTGAGCGTGCCGCTGGTGCGCGACGCGGCCGGGTTCGTGCTCGACGTCGACGCCCTCCGCGCCGCCGTCACGGACCGGACGGCCATGATCGTCGTCAATTCGCCCCACAACCCGACAGGGCACGTCTTCGGCCCAGACGAGTTGGGCGCGATCGCCGAACTGGCGGTGGAGCGGGACCTGATCGTGCTCGCCGACGAGGTCTACGAGCGCCTGACCTTCGACGCGCCGCATCTCCCCATCGCCGGCCTCCCCGGCATGGCGGGCCGCACCGTCACCGTCTCCAGCGCGGGTAAGACCTTCAACGTGACCGGCTGGAAGATCGGGTGGGCGCTCGCAAGCCAACCACTCCTCGACGGCGTCCTCGCGGCAAAGCAGTTCCTCACCTTCGTCGGCGGCGGACCCTTCCAACCCGCCGTCGCCCACGCGCTGCGTCACGAGCGGGCCTGGGTCGCCGACCTCCAGGACGACCTGCGCCGCAAGCGCGACCTGCTGACCACCGCGCTGTCAGAGGCCGGGCTGGCGCCATTCCGCAGCGAGGGCACCTACTTCGTGTGCGCCCGGGTCGACGGCGAGGACGCGGCGCGCTGGTGCCGCGACCTGCCCGCGGCCAAGGGGGTCGCGGCGATCCCCGTCACGGCCTTCGTCGACCACGAGGAGCCGTGGCGCGACGTCGCCCGGTTCGCGTTCTGCAAACGTGACGAGGTCCTCGACGAGGGTGTCCGCCGGCTCAGGGGATGA
- a CDS encoding glycoside hydrolase family 5 protein yields the protein MSTLHRTGVVRAEGTSLVDDDGPLLLRGVGLGNWLLPEGYMWRFGDEQSSPRQIEARISALVGPERAAEFWRRFRTDFVAEADFALIAAMGFDHVRLPINSRVVIDDDGALLPEGLALIDRAVDTAERHGLRTLLDLHGAPGGQTGTNIDDSPNGRPELFTSPHYRALTARLWRELAARYRDRDSVLGYDLLNEPLPNQWQHDLADELVEVYRELTAAVREVDDRHLIMYEGSHWATNVAPLRRRFDDNQALQFHRYWCAPDETSIGDFLALRDEVGSPIYMGEGGENTPGWLYAATRLYERHDIGWNLWPWKKLDTVTSPLSVPRPDGWELIADPVAHPSPDPDAAWAVLGAFLDAVPADRCERRDDVVNAVFARPGVRLPSWAGLVDEAPASGLIGAQDSLWHHAHGEPYGPDEQPALMLPAGNELTFDLTEAPASWDVEADRGVGVGFDGTHLRITAESDTGVGWVATA from the coding sequence ATGTCAACGCTCCACCGCACCGGCGTCGTCCGCGCCGAAGGGACCAGCCTTGTCGATGACGACGGCCCGCTGCTGCTGCGCGGCGTCGGGCTCGGGAACTGGCTGCTCCCCGAGGGGTACATGTGGCGCTTCGGCGACGAGCAGTCCTCGCCTCGCCAGATCGAGGCGCGCATCAGCGCCCTGGTCGGGCCTGAGCGGGCGGCCGAGTTCTGGCGGCGGTTCCGCACCGACTTCGTCGCCGAGGCCGACTTCGCCCTCATCGCGGCGATGGGCTTCGACCACGTCCGCCTCCCCATCAACAGCAGGGTCGTGATCGACGACGACGGCGCGCTCCTCCCCGAAGGCCTGGCCCTGATCGACCGCGCGGTCGACACGGCCGAGCGGCACGGGCTGCGCACCCTTCTCGACCTGCACGGGGCCCCCGGCGGGCAGACGGGCACCAACATCGACGACTCCCCCAACGGCCGCCCTGAGCTGTTCACCTCGCCCCACTACCGGGCGTTGACGGCGCGCCTCTGGCGGGAACTTGCGGCCAGGTACCGCGACCGCGACTCGGTGCTCGGCTACGACCTGCTGAACGAGCCGCTGCCCAACCAGTGGCAGCACGACCTGGCCGACGAACTAGTCGAGGTCTACCGGGAGCTGACGGCGGCCGTCCGCGAGGTCGACGACCGGCACCTCATCATGTACGAGGGCTCCCACTGGGCCACCAACGTCGCCCCGCTGCGGCGCCGCTTCGACGACAACCAGGCGTTGCAGTTCCACCGCTACTGGTGCGCCCCCGACGAGACGAGCATCGGCGACTTCCTGGCCCTGCGCGACGAGGTCGGCTCCCCGATCTACATGGGAGAGGGCGGAGAGAACACCCCCGGCTGGCTCTACGCCGCGACCCGGCTCTACGAGCGTCACGACATCGGCTGGAACCTGTGGCCCTGGAAGAAGCTCGACACCGTCACCTCGCCGCTCTCGGTGCCCCGGCCCGACGGCTGGGAACTGATCGCCGACCCGGTCGCGCACCCCTCCCCCGATCCCGACGCGGCGTGGGCAGTGCTCGGCGCCTTCCTGGACGCCGTCCCTGCCGACCGCTGCGAGCGGCGCGACGACGTCGTCAACGCCGTGTTCGCGAGGCCTGGGGTGCGGCTGCCGTCGTGGGCCGGCCTGGTCGACGAGGCCCCGGCGTCGGGGCTGATCGGCGCGCAGGACAGCCTGTGGCATCACGCGCACGGCGAGCCGTACGGCCCTGACGAACAGCCCGCGCTGATGCTGCCCGCCGGGAACGAACTGACCTTCGACCTGACAGAGGCCCCCGCGTCCTGGGACGTCGAGGCCGACCGCGGCGTCGGCGTCGGCTTCGACGGGACCCACCTCCGCATCACCGCCGAGAGCGATACCGGGGTGGGGTGGGTAGCCACCGCATGA
- a CDS encoding carbohydrate ABC transporter permease, translated as MKPRLVPYLFIGPALLLLVTFGVLPIAVALIVSFTDMNLAGLGDWSRIQFIGTDNYTKLFADRAFWGALSNTGLFAAIGVPSVVIASLLIAIGLNRSQGRFFRALRSFYFVPAITAIVAISLVWGYLFNAQFGLFNYLLSLVHLPPVAWLSDPLIVKFSVVWVAVWRGLGLNVIIFLAALQGVPKEYLEAAAIDGASEWRRIVSIEIPLLRFAIFFVTITTVIAWLQFFDEPFVLTKGGPLGASTSISLFLYQKGFSASQFGYASAGSVVLFVIIAAITLFQLRLRRADADY; from the coding sequence ATGAAGCCTCGCCTCGTCCCGTACCTGTTCATCGGACCCGCCCTACTGCTGCTGGTGACGTTCGGGGTCCTCCCCATCGCCGTCGCCCTGATCGTCAGTTTCACCGACATGAACCTGGCGGGCCTCGGCGACTGGTCCCGCATCCAGTTCATCGGCACCGACAACTACACCAAGCTCTTCGCCGACAGGGCGTTCTGGGGAGCCCTCAGCAACACCGGCCTGTTCGCGGCGATCGGCGTGCCGAGCGTCGTGATCGCGTCGCTGCTGATCGCCATCGGCCTGAACCGCTCGCAGGGCCGCTTCTTCCGCGCGCTGCGCTCGTTCTACTTCGTGCCTGCCATCACAGCGATCGTGGCGATCTCGCTGGTGTGGGGCTACCTGTTCAACGCGCAGTTCGGCCTGTTCAACTACCTGCTTTCCCTTGTCCATCTCCCGCCGGTGGCGTGGCTGTCCGACCCGCTGATCGTGAAGTTCTCGGTCGTCTGGGTGGCGGTGTGGCGCGGCCTCGGCCTCAACGTCATCATCTTCCTCGCCGCGCTGCAGGGGGTCCCGAAGGAGTACCTGGAGGCGGCCGCCATCGACGGCGCGTCCGAGTGGCGGCGCATCGTGTCCATCGAGATCCCGCTGCTGCGGTTCGCGATCTTCTTCGTCACCATCACCACCGTCATCGCATGGCTGCAGTTCTTCGACGAGCCATTCGTGCTGACCAAGGGCGGCCCGCTTGGCGCGTCGACGTCGATCTCGCTGTTCCTGTACCAGAAGGGCTTCTCGGCGAGCCAGTTCGGCTACGCGAGCGCCGGGTCGGTGGTCCTGTTCGTCATCATCGCCGCGATCACCTTGTTCCAACTGCGCCTGAGGAGGGCAGATGCCGACTACTGA
- a CDS encoding carbon-nitrogen hydrolase family protein — translation MRIAVAQISATTDPLANLDLVEDNVVRAAAEGADLVVFPEATMCSFARPAAEVAEPFDGPWAESVRGIAARHGVSVAVGMFTTADSGRVRNTLLVAGPTEARYDKIHLYDALGYRESRTIAPGEELATVEIAGVTVGLAICYDIRFPAQFQSLAREGASVILVSAAWAPGPHKIHQWRSLATARGMDSTAFVVAVDQSASGDPEVRALPTGVGHSIVVDPTGKVLLELGTADELAVIDIDPAEAEAARESLPILIP, via the coding sequence ATGCGCATCGCCGTGGCCCAGATCTCCGCAACGACCGATCCCCTCGCCAACCTCGACCTCGTCGAGGACAACGTCGTGAGGGCCGCGGCCGAGGGCGCCGATCTGGTGGTGTTTCCCGAGGCGACGATGTGCTCGTTCGCGCGTCCCGCCGCCGAGGTCGCGGAGCCGTTCGACGGGCCGTGGGCGGAGTCGGTGCGCGGCATCGCGGCGCGACACGGGGTGAGCGTCGCCGTCGGCATGTTCACGACGGCCGACTCGGGCCGGGTCCGCAACACGCTCCTGGTGGCAGGGCCGACGGAGGCCCGCTACGACAAGATCCATCTCTACGACGCGCTCGGGTACCGGGAGTCGCGCACGATCGCTCCCGGCGAGGAGTTGGCCACCGTCGAGATCGCGGGGGTCACCGTCGGGCTGGCGATCTGCTACGACATCCGCTTCCCTGCGCAGTTCCAGTCCCTGGCAAGGGAGGGCGCGAGCGTCATCCTCGTGTCGGCCGCCTGGGCGCCGGGGCCGCACAAGATCCACCAGTGGCGATCGCTGGCGACCGCCCGCGGGATGGACTCGACGGCCTTCGTCGTCGCGGTCGATCAGTCGGCCTCAGGCGACCCGGAGGTGCGGGCGCTGCCCACCGGCGTCGGGCACTCGATCGTGGTCGACCCGACCGGCAAGGTGCTGCTCGAACTCGGCACGGCTGACGAGTTGGCGGTGATCGACATCGACCCGGCGGAGGCGGAGGCGGCCCGCGAGTCGCTGCCGATCCTCATCCCCTGA
- a CDS encoding ROK family protein yields the protein MSTVDPRAAQTTASVRQRNRTVALQYILRERETTRAALSRATGLSSAASASIVTELISDGLVAEVGAMASRGGRPIAVIGPRAEGGYAIGADIGERGVAVELFDLTLTMVDREFRGGGKEETPERIWADLREAIDALRERNASIWDRLVGIGLGLPGVVEADENGVQTLYAQSLGWAPQPIPSDYEVPVFAENGAKMQARAELWFGAARGIDHAVVALMGRGVGLGVIADGEIYHGGFSSATEWGHTKVAFGGRPCRCGDRGCVEAYVGADALLESWRAVGGRFTGSGWQAIGALLDDAVAGGTAAGVLDEAIEALGAALGSIVNLTNPRRVVVGGWVGLRLMERHAGPITAAVRRNCLHRSGEQFDLVPATFGGDTVALGSALVPIEVLIGPPR from the coding sequence ATGAGCACCGTGGACCCGCGAGCCGCGCAGACCACCGCGTCGGTGCGGCAGCGCAACCGCACCGTCGCGCTGCAGTACATCCTGCGGGAGCGTGAGACGACACGGGCCGCCCTCTCCCGCGCGACGGGCCTCTCCAGCGCCGCCTCGGCGAGCATCGTCACGGAACTGATCAGCGACGGACTCGTCGCGGAGGTGGGCGCGATGGCGTCGCGCGGAGGGCGCCCGATCGCCGTCATCGGCCCCCGCGCAGAGGGCGGCTACGCGATCGGCGCCGACATCGGTGAGCGCGGCGTCGCCGTCGAACTGTTCGACCTGACGCTCACCATGGTCGACCGGGAGTTCCGCGGCGGAGGCAAGGAGGAGACCCCGGAGCGGATCTGGGCCGACCTCCGCGAGGCCATCGACGCGCTCCGCGAACGCAACGCGTCGATCTGGGACCGGCTCGTCGGGATCGGGCTCGGCCTTCCCGGGGTCGTCGAGGCAGACGAGAACGGCGTCCAGACGCTCTACGCCCAGTCCCTCGGCTGGGCCCCGCAGCCGATCCCCTCCGACTACGAGGTGCCCGTCTTCGCCGAGAACGGCGCGAAGATGCAGGCGCGGGCCGAACTGTGGTTCGGCGCGGCCCGCGGCATCGACCACGCCGTGGTCGCACTGATGGGACGCGGCGTCGGGCTCGGCGTGATCGCCGACGGCGAGATCTACCACGGGGGCTTCTCCAGCGCCACGGAGTGGGGGCACACGAAGGTCGCCTTCGGCGGTCGGCCGTGCCGGTGCGGCGACCGCGGCTGCGTCGAGGCCTATGTCGGGGCCGACGCGCTGCTCGAGTCGTGGCGGGCCGTCGGCGGCAGGTTCACGGGAAGCGGTTGGCAGGCGATCGGGGCGCTGCTCGACGACGCCGTCGCGGGCGGAACCGCGGCAGGGGTACTGGACGAGGCCATCGAGGCGCTCGGCGCCGCGCTCGGCAGCATCGTCAACCTCACCAACCCGCGGAGGGTGGTAGTCGGCGGCTGGGTCGGGTTGCGGCTGATGGAACGCCACGCCGGGCCGATCACCGCCGCGGTGCGCCGCAACTGCCTGCACCGCTCCGGGGAGCAGTTCGACCTGGTCCCGGCCACCTTCGGCGGCGACACCGTCGCGCTCGGTTCGGCCCTGGTGCCCATCGAGGTCCTGATCGGCCCGCCCCGCTGA
- a CDS encoding WYL domain-containing protein has product MLQRHRRATSAWLAERLDVSVRTVLRDMEALSSAGVPVYTEQGRGGGCVLLDSFTTEASGLTTGEAQALFAWAGREAAADLGLGAELTGALAKIAATAPKVAVSSAEAMADQVLADRRSWYGAREEVPALPALRRALADGRRVRIGYRSAEASESRLRTLDPIGLVDNAGRWYLVAEHRGRPRTYRVSRVTAVEQLRDPARPRSVGPVQEVWDRLRANLETATAPTPIVVTVDPAEAGRMRRLLSMQLATGAAIEERADPDGRLRWSLPIRQADVICAMAVMAAPALTLIEPAHLRAEVVDAAARALEHYGSG; this is encoded by the coding sequence TTGCTCCAGAGACACCGCCGCGCGACCTCGGCGTGGCTGGCCGAGCGGCTCGACGTGAGCGTGCGCACCGTGCTGCGCGACATGGAGGCGCTGTCGTCTGCGGGGGTGCCCGTTTACACAGAGCAGGGCCGTGGTGGGGGCTGCGTGCTGCTCGACTCCTTCACCACGGAGGCTTCGGGTCTGACGACGGGGGAGGCGCAGGCGCTGTTCGCCTGGGCGGGGCGTGAGGCGGCGGCCGACCTCGGTCTCGGCGCGGAGCTGACGGGGGCGCTGGCGAAGATCGCGGCGACGGCTCCCAAGGTCGCCGTCTCCAGTGCTGAGGCGATGGCCGACCAGGTGCTTGCCGACCGGCGCAGTTGGTACGGGGCACGCGAGGAGGTACCTGCGCTGCCCGCCCTCCGCCGCGCGCTTGCCGACGGACGGCGGGTCAGGATCGGATACCGCTCGGCCGAGGCCTCCGAGTCGCGGCTGCGCACGCTCGACCCGATCGGACTGGTCGACAACGCGGGCCGCTGGTACCTCGTCGCGGAGCACCGCGGCAGGCCGCGGACCTACCGCGTCTCGCGAGTCACCGCCGTCGAGCAGTTGCGCGACCCGGCGCGGCCGCGCAGCGTCGGCCCGGTGCAGGAGGTCTGGGACCGGCTCCGGGCCAACCTCGAGACGGCCACGGCGCCCACGCCGATCGTCGTCACCGTCGACCCGGCCGAGGCAGGCAGGATGCGCCGACTGCTCTCGATGCAACTGGCGACCGGCGCCGCGATCGAGGAGCGGGCCGACCCGGACGGGCGGCTGCGATGGAGCCTCCCCATCCGTCAGGCCGACGTCATCTGCGCGATGGCCGTCATGGCGGCCCCAGCGCTGACGCTGATCGAACCGGCGCACCTGCGGGCCGAGGTGGTTGACGCCGCAGCCCGCGCTCTCGAGCACTACGGCTCGGGTTGA
- a CDS encoding SPFH domain-containing protein, translating to MTQNPVPVDESSVGGDAAGRPVGHAGTRVNIEERKAWSMSGGLALLITLALVVFSVWAVVVFAMEAEAGGAPNGWLLTGGIVAFVVANVMLSSLTVVSPGDTKVTQFFGRYLGTIRKQGLLLTVPLTTKKKVSVKVRNFETNELKVNDADGNPVNIAAIVVWQVADTAKSVFAVEAYENFVTVQAESALRHVASSHPYDFADAGEESLRGSTDTVSRELSEEVAARIAIAGLEVVETRISSLAYAPEIAHAMLQRQQASAVLAARSKIVEGAVGMVEQALARLEEDDVVQLDDERKAAMVSNLLVVLCSDSRSTPVINTGTLYG from the coding sequence ATGACCCAGAATCCGGTTCCCGTCGACGAGTCTTCGGTCGGGGGTGACGCCGCCGGGCGACCGGTGGGTCACGCAGGCACGCGCGTCAACATCGAGGAGCGCAAGGCGTGGTCGATGTCGGGCGGCCTCGCGCTGCTGATCACCTTGGCGCTGGTGGTGTTCAGCGTCTGGGCCGTCGTCGTGTTCGCGATGGAGGCGGAGGCGGGCGGCGCACCGAACGGGTGGCTGCTCACGGGCGGGATCGTCGCCTTCGTGGTTGCCAACGTGATGCTCAGTTCCCTGACGGTGGTCTCGCCCGGCGACACGAAGGTCACCCAGTTCTTCGGTCGCTACCTCGGCACCATCCGCAAGCAGGGCCTGCTGCTCACCGTCCCGCTGACCACCAAGAAGAAGGTCTCGGTCAAGGTCCGCAACTTCGAGACCAACGAACTGAAGGTCAACGACGCCGACGGCAACCCCGTCAACATCGCGGCGATCGTGGTGTGGCAGGTCGCAGACACGGCCAAGTCCGTGTTCGCCGTCGAGGCATACGAGAACTTCGTGACCGTGCAGGCCGAGTCGGCGCTGCGCCACGTCGCGTCGTCGCACCCTTACGACTTCGCCGACGCCGGGGAGGAGAGCCTGCGCGGCTCGACCGACACCGTCTCGCGGGAGTTGTCGGAGGAGGTCGCGGCCAGGATAGCGATCGCAGGACTCGAGGTCGTCGAGACCCGCATCTCCTCGCTCGCCTACGCCCCCGAGATCGCCCACGCGATGCTGCAGCGCCAGCAGGCCTCCGCCGTGCTCGCGGCCCGCAGCAAGATCGTCGAGGGCGCCGTCGGGATGGTCGAGCAGGCGCTCGCCCGCCTCGAGGAGGACGACGTCGTTCAGTTGGATGACGAGCGGAAGGCCGCGATGGTGTCTAACCTGCTTGTCGTGCTGTGTTCCGATTCCCGCTCGACCCCCGTCATCAACACCGGGACCCTTTACGGCTGA
- a CDS encoding GTP pyrophosphokinase, with protein sequence MADSDAHVSTLLGKYVDSIDPVEAQAALRQMQADLARFRLEYACGMDEVATKINILRQEFDQTHQYKPIEHVKTRLKSIESLLEKATRLGCRRDFDAVREQIRDIAGIRVVCTFVEDAYRVADMLVRQPDITLVAKKDYIATPKPNGYQSLHLIVEVPVFLSDRAIQVPVEVQIRTIAMDFWASIEHQIKYKYEGNVPDHLRERLKDVADSASSLDAQMGQLRDEIRSLATD encoded by the coding sequence ATGGCCGACTCAGACGCACACGTCTCCACCCTGCTTGGCAAGTATGTCGACTCGATCGATCCGGTAGAGGCGCAGGCGGCGCTGAGGCAGATGCAGGCCGACCTGGCCAGGTTCCGCCTCGAGTACGCGTGCGGCATGGACGAGGTCGCCACCAAGATCAACATCCTGCGCCAGGAGTTCGACCAGACGCACCAGTACAAGCCCATCGAGCACGTCAAGACCCGGCTGAAGTCGATCGAGTCGCTGCTGGAGAAGGCGACCCGGCTCGGGTGCAGGCGCGACTTCGACGCCGTCCGCGAGCAGATCCGCGACATCGCGGGCATCCGGGTGGTCTGCACCTTCGTCGAGGACGCCTACCGGGTCGCCGACATGCTCGTGCGGCAACCCGACATCACGCTGGTCGCCAAGAAGGACTACATCGCCACGCCCAAGCCGAACGGCTACCAGAGCCTCCACCTCATCGTCGAGGTGCCCGTGTTCCTGTCCGACAGGGCGATCCAGGTGCCGGTCGAGGTGCAGATCCGCACGATCGCGATGGACTTCTGGGCGAGCATCGAGCATCAGATCAAGTACAAGTACGAGGGCAATGTGCCAGATCACCTGCGCGAGAGGTTGAAGGACGTCGCAGACTCCGCGTCCTCGCTCGACGCTCAGATGGGGCAGTTGCGCGACGAGATCCGCTCGCTCGCCACCGACTGA
- a CDS encoding TIGR03086 family metal-binding protein — MTGFDPRPPLAKALDQMGDLIATTDPSDADRPTPCADYTVGQLIDHVQAVVRRIGAVLAGEPFWSVPQSIPSRDWPADWAEGRRLTDAILADDSSMTREVELPWGKADGASAAASYIGELTVHAWDLAVATGRAEDLDPTLAVATLPGYQAMVPAERRGEGIPFDQVVETGPDAGPYERLVAWTGRDPGFAA; from the coding sequence ATGACCGGATTCGACCCCCGCCCGCCGCTTGCCAAGGCCCTCGACCAGATGGGAGATCTGATCGCGACCACCGACCCCTCGGACGCGGATCGTCCGACCCCCTGCGCGGACTACACCGTCGGCCAACTGATCGACCACGTCCAAGCGGTGGTGCGGCGCATCGGCGCTGTGCTCGCGGGCGAGCCGTTCTGGTCCGTGCCGCAGTCGATCCCGAGCCGCGACTGGCCCGCCGATTGGGCGGAGGGACGGCGTCTGACCGACGCGATCCTCGCCGACGACTCGTCCATGACCCGCGAGGTCGAGCTCCCGTGGGGCAAGGCCGACGGAGCCTCGGCGGCCGCGTCGTACATCGGTGAGTTGACAGTGCACGCCTGGGACCTCGCCGTCGCCACCGGTCGCGCCGAGGACCTCGACCCGACCCTCGCCGTCGCGACCTTGCCGGGCTATCAGGCGATGGTGCCCGCGGAGCGGCGCGGCGAAGGCATCCCGTTCGACCAGGTCGTCGAGACGGGGCCCGACGCGGGCCCCTACGAGAGGCTGGTCGCCTGGACCGGACGCGACCCGGGTTTCGCCGCCTGA
- a CDS encoding carbohydrate ABC transporter permease, with the protein MPTTEPGRRRRPRASTVIVGALLTVGALVTAFPFLWMLFASVKPRGESVAYPPHLIPSEPTFEFFAQLFNELDFGRYLVNTLAIVAICMLGLLLMAAAGYGFAKFTFPGRDALFFLVLATMMIPGQVTMIPSFLIINGLNLTNTLIGISLPMLVSGFAVFLFRQFMATIPTEVLEAARMDGAGEWRIFFSIVLPMSGPILAVQVVLTFIAGWNSFLWPLIIANDQKLYTLSVGVSLLNQQIATNPSLQMAASTLMVVPILIVFVVFQRYVVQGFTLSGLK; encoded by the coding sequence ATGCCGACTACTGAGCCAGGGAGGCGCCGCCGCCCACGCGCCTCGACGGTCATCGTCGGCGCGCTGCTGACCGTCGGCGCGCTCGTGACGGCGTTCCCGTTCCTGTGGATGCTGTTCGCGTCGGTGAAGCCGCGCGGCGAGTCCGTCGCGTACCCGCCGCACCTGATCCCAAGCGAGCCGACGTTCGAGTTCTTCGCGCAACTGTTCAACGAGTTGGACTTCGGCCGCTATCTGGTCAACACCCTCGCGATCGTGGCGATCTGCATGCTCGGGCTGCTGCTGATGGCGGCGGCAGGCTACGGCTTCGCCAAGTTCACCTTCCCCGGCCGCGACGCGCTGTTCTTCCTGGTGCTCGCGACCATGATGATCCCCGGCCAGGTGACGATGATCCCCAGTTTCCTGATCATCAACGGGCTCAACCTGACCAACACCCTGATCGGCATCTCGCTTCCGATGCTGGTCTCCGGCTTCGCCGTGTTCCTGTTCCGCCAGTTCATGGCCACCATCCCCACCGAGGTGCTGGAGGCTGCCCGGATGGACGGGGCGGGCGAGTGGCGGATCTTCTTCTCGATCGTGCTGCCCATGTCGGGCCCGATCCTCGCGGTGCAGGTCGTCCTGACGTTCATCGCGGGCTGGAACAGCTTCCTGTGGCCGCTGATCATCGCCAACGACCAGAAGCTCTACACCCTCTCGGTCGGCGTCTCGCTGCTGAACCAGCAGATCGCCACCAACCCGTCCCTGCAGATGGCCGCCTCCACGCTGATGGTGGTGCCCATCCTGATCGTCTTCGTGGTGTTCCAGCGCTACGTCGTCCAGGGCTTTACCCTCTCCGGATTGAAGTGA